From one Amycolatopsis sp. FDAARGOS 1241 genomic stretch:
- the hypF gene encoding carbamoyltransferase HypF: MAPVRFAVRVDGVVQGVGFRPFVHGLAARLGLAGFVGNDSRGVFIEVEGASAAVAAFVTALRAEAPPLAVVDEVRVSELPTTGVRGFTIVASPAGGTAATLVSADSATCADCLAELRDPGDRRYRYPFVNCTNCGPRFTIVRGVPYDRPLTTMAGFTLCAECKQEYEDPGDRRFHAQPVCCPACGPQLVFSGGGDPIESTVDALASGGVVAVKGLGGFHLAVLAADEPAVARLRGRKHREDKPFAVMVPDLAVAREIAQVDAVAAAALISRRRPIVLLPRVANGPLARSVAPGNRRVGLMLPYTPLHHLLLGDLGRPVVLTSANVSDEPIVYRDGDLGRLSGIADAVLTHDRAIHTRTDDSVVRVWRDRVQLQRRSRGYVPEPVPLRRRLREHVLGCGAELKNTFCLAKDTHAFLSHHIGDLDNYETFRAYTDGITHLRGLFDVTPAVVAHDLHPEYLSTKYALDLPDVELVGVQHHHAHIAACLADNGEPGPVLGVAFDGTGYGPDGTLWGGEFLLADLAGFRRLAHLAPVRLPGGTTAIRQPWRMAAAYLDAAGVSATAVRARHEDQWDPVVQLARSGVSSPVTSSAGRLFDAVAAILDVRDTINYEGQAAVELEQLADPTETTAYPCAVDTVVAGVDLIRAVVEDLGRNTPRPIVAARFHNGLADAITSTCARLRDTTGLTTVALSGGVFQNLLLLDRTAETLARTGFRVLTHSRVPTNDGGISLGQVAVAASRTTPGDRHPGSR; this comes from the coding sequence ATGGCGCCGGTGCGCTTCGCGGTTCGGGTCGACGGTGTGGTGCAGGGCGTGGGGTTCCGGCCCTTCGTCCACGGGCTCGCGGCGCGGCTCGGGCTGGCGGGGTTCGTCGGCAACGACAGCCGGGGCGTGTTCATCGAGGTCGAGGGCGCTTCGGCGGCCGTCGCCGCGTTCGTGACGGCCCTGCGGGCCGAGGCGCCGCCGCTGGCCGTGGTCGACGAGGTGCGCGTGAGCGAGCTGCCCACGACCGGCGTCCGGGGGTTCACGATCGTCGCCAGCCCGGCCGGCGGTACGGCCGCGACGCTGGTGTCGGCCGACAGCGCGACCTGCGCGGACTGCCTCGCCGAGTTGCGGGATCCGGGCGACCGGCGCTACCGCTATCCGTTCGTCAACTGCACGAATTGCGGGCCGCGCTTCACGATCGTGCGCGGCGTGCCCTACGACCGCCCGCTGACGACGATGGCCGGCTTCACGCTGTGCGCGGAGTGCAAGCAGGAGTACGAAGATCCCGGCGACCGGCGGTTCCACGCGCAGCCCGTGTGCTGCCCCGCCTGCGGCCCGCAGCTGGTGTTCTCGGGCGGCGGTGACCCCATCGAGTCCACTGTAGACGCTCTGGCGAGCGGCGGGGTCGTCGCCGTGAAGGGACTCGGCGGTTTCCACCTCGCGGTCCTCGCGGCGGACGAGCCGGCCGTGGCCCGGCTGCGCGGCCGCAAGCACCGCGAGGACAAGCCGTTCGCGGTCATGGTCCCAGACCTCGCCGTGGCGCGCGAGATCGCGCAGGTCGACGCCGTCGCCGCGGCGGCGCTCATCAGCCGTCGGCGCCCGATCGTGCTACTCCCGCGCGTCGCGAATGGTCCGCTCGCGCGGTCGGTGGCCCCCGGCAACCGCCGCGTGGGGCTGATGCTCCCGTACACGCCGCTGCACCACCTGCTGCTCGGCGACCTCGGCCGGCCGGTCGTCCTGACCAGCGCCAACGTGTCCGACGAGCCCATCGTCTACCGCGACGGAGACCTCGGCCGCCTTTCCGGCATCGCCGACGCCGTCCTCACACACGACCGGGCCATCCACACCCGCACCGACGACTCCGTGGTGCGGGTGTGGCGCGACCGGGTGCAGCTGCAACGCCGGTCACGGGGCTACGTACCGGAGCCGGTGCCGCTGCGCCGGCGACTGCGCGAGCACGTCCTCGGCTGCGGCGCGGAGCTGAAGAACACGTTCTGCCTCGCCAAGGACACCCACGCGTTCCTCTCCCACCACATCGGCGACCTCGACAACTACGAGACGTTCCGCGCCTACACCGACGGCATCACGCACCTGCGCGGTCTGTTCGACGTGACGCCGGCGGTCGTCGCCCACGACCTGCACCCCGAGTACCTGTCCACGAAGTACGCGCTGGACCTGCCGGACGTCGAGCTCGTGGGCGTACAGCACCACCACGCCCACATCGCCGCCTGCCTCGCCGACAACGGCGAACCCGGCCCAGTCCTCGGCGTCGCCTTCGACGGCACCGGCTACGGCCCCGACGGCACGCTGTGGGGCGGCGAGTTCCTCCTCGCCGACCTCGCCGGGTTCCGGCGCCTGGCCCACCTCGCACCCGTGCGGCTGCCGGGCGGGACCACGGCCATCCGGCAGCCCTGGCGCATGGCCGCGGCCTACCTCGACGCGGCGGGCGTATCCGCGACCGCGGTGCGCGCCCGCCACGAGGACCAGTGGGACCCAGTCGTGCAGCTGGCCCGCAGCGGGGTGTCGTCGCCGGTCACGTCCAGTGCCGGCCGCCTGTTCGACGCCGTCGCCGCGATCCTGGACGTGCGGGACACCATCAACTACGAAGGCCAAGCGGCCGTCGAGCTGGAACAGCTCGCCGATCCCACCGAGACCACCGCCTACCCGTGTGCCGTGGACACCGTCGTGGCCGGCGTGGACCTCATCCGCGCGGTCGTCGAGGACCTCGGCAGGAACACCCCACGCCCGATCGTCGCCGCCCGCTTCCACAACGGCCTCGCCGACGCCATCACGAGCACCTGCGCCCGGCTGCGCGACACCACCGGCCTCACGACCGTCGCCCTGTCCGGCGGAGTCTTCCAGAACCTGCTGCTCCTCGACCGCACCGCGGAAACCCTGGCACGCACCGGCTTCCGCGTCCTCACCCACTCCCGCGTGCCGACGAACGACGGTGGCATCAGCCTCGGACAGGTCGCCGTCGCAGCCAGCCGTACCACTCCGGGAGACCGTCACCCCGGGTCGCGCTGA
- the tsaA gene encoding tRNA (N6-threonylcarbamoyladenosine(37)-N6)-methyltransferase TrmO, which translates to MADFQLRPIARVQSTLDSLDSAPKQGEEGAPSAWLVFEPEVAEGLADLRTGQQVLLFTWLHLADRSVLSVRPRSDPSRPPAGVFSTRSPARPNPIGLHRVEVLEIDGLRVRVGPLEAVDGTPVIDVKPARSPGDG; encoded by the coding sequence ATGGCCGATTTCCAGCTCCGCCCGATCGCCCGCGTCCAGTCGACCCTGGACTCCCTTGATTCCGCGCCCAAACAAGGTGAGGAAGGCGCTCCCTCGGCGTGGCTCGTGTTCGAGCCCGAAGTCGCGGAGGGTCTGGCCGATCTCCGGACCGGTCAGCAGGTGCTGCTGTTCACCTGGCTGCACCTCGCCGACCGCTCCGTGCTGTCCGTGCGCCCGCGCAGCGATCCTTCGCGGCCGCCGGCCGGGGTGTTCAGCACGCGCTCGCCCGCGCGGCCCAACCCGATCGGGCTGCACCGCGTTGAGGTGCTCGAGATCGACGGGCTGCGCGTGCGTGTCGGGCCGCTCGAGGCGGTCGACGGTACGCCGGTGATCGACGTGAAGCCCGCCCGCTCGCCGGGCGACGGGTAG
- the hypE gene encoding hydrogenase expression/formation protein HypE, translating to MTTTDREQQVLDRIERARRRRAKVREERITLSHGSGGKATHTLIEAVFLDAFRNPLLEPMEDSAALTIGGAQLALTTDSFVVSPLFFPGGDIGDLAVNGTVNDLAVSGARPLYLTAGFILEEGFPVADLLKIVESMKDAALAAGVQIVTGDTKVVQRGKADGLYVNTAGVGVALKSGLGVAGVRPGDAVLVSGPIGDHGVTIMLARGELDIDADLESDTAPVHELVAGLLAAVPGVRAMRDATRGGVATILNEVAKAAEVAVVVDENAVPVRDEVRGASELLGIDPLYVASEGRIVAFVDGAQAGDALAALRSHPLGADAAVIGRVADDPPGLVLLNTAFGGTRIVDMLVGDPLPRIC from the coding sequence ATGACCACGACCGACCGCGAGCAGCAGGTGCTCGACCGCATCGAACGCGCCCGGCGGCGGCGCGCGAAGGTGCGCGAGGAGCGCATCACCCTCTCCCACGGCTCCGGCGGCAAGGCGACGCACACGTTGATCGAGGCGGTGTTCCTCGACGCGTTCCGCAACCCGCTGCTGGAGCCGATGGAAGACTCGGCCGCGTTGACGATCGGCGGAGCGCAGCTGGCGCTGACCACGGACTCGTTCGTGGTGTCACCGCTGTTCTTCCCCGGCGGGGACATCGGTGACCTGGCCGTGAACGGCACGGTGAACGACCTCGCGGTGTCCGGCGCGCGGCCGCTGTACCTCACGGCCGGGTTCATCCTCGAGGAGGGGTTTCCGGTTGCGGACCTGCTGAAGATCGTCGAGTCGATGAAGGACGCGGCGCTCGCCGCGGGCGTGCAGATCGTCACCGGGGACACGAAGGTGGTGCAGCGCGGCAAGGCCGACGGCCTGTACGTGAACACGGCCGGCGTCGGCGTCGCCCTGAAGTCCGGGCTGGGCGTGGCCGGGGTTCGGCCGGGCGACGCGGTACTGGTGTCCGGGCCGATCGGCGACCACGGCGTCACGATCATGCTGGCGCGCGGTGAGCTGGACATCGACGCCGACCTCGAATCGGACACCGCACCGGTGCACGAGCTGGTGGCGGGCCTGCTCGCCGCGGTGCCGGGCGTGCGCGCGATGCGCGATGCGACCCGCGGCGGGGTGGCGACGATCCTCAACGAGGTCGCCAAGGCGGCTGAGGTGGCGGTGGTCGTCGACGAGAACGCGGTGCCCGTGCGCGACGAGGTGCGCGGCGCGTCGGAGCTGCTCGGCATCGACCCGCTGTACGTGGCGAGCGAGGGCCGGATCGTGGCGTTCGTCGACGGCGCGCAGGCCGGCGACGCGCTGGCGGCGCTGCGTTCGCACCCGCTCGGTGCGGACGCCGCCGTGATCGGCCGCGTCGCCGACGACCCGCCGGGCCTGGTGCTGCTGAACACCGCGTTCGGCGGCACGCGGATCGTCGACATGCTGGTGGGCGACCCGCTGCCGAGGATCTGCTAG
- a CDS encoding nitrilase-related carbon-nitrogen hydrolase: MWLDSPAWGMRFVGRYHENSIALDSPRFQRLLDGARQHGITVVMGFSEQSGGSLYMAQATISAEGELVGARRKLKPTHVERTVYGEGDGSDLVVHDVAGVGRVGALCCWEHLQPLSKYAMYSMDEQVHVASWPSFSVYKGAAYALGPEVNTSASRMSAVEGQCFVIAPCAIVGDAGLELFCDTPVKDSRCSAGAGSRASSARTAARPPNRRPRTRKVCCTRTSTCRRSRWRRPPLTPWATTRDRT, encoded by the coding sequence CTGTGGCTCGACTCGCCCGCCTGGGGCATGCGGTTCGTGGGCCGCTACCACGAGAACTCCATCGCACTGGACAGCCCGCGGTTCCAGCGGCTGCTCGACGGCGCGCGGCAGCACGGGATCACCGTGGTCATGGGCTTTTCGGAGCAGTCCGGCGGCAGCCTGTACATGGCCCAGGCGACGATCTCCGCCGAGGGCGAGCTGGTCGGCGCGCGCCGCAAGCTCAAGCCGACGCACGTGGAGCGCACCGTGTACGGCGAGGGCGACGGCTCGGACCTCGTCGTGCACGACGTCGCGGGCGTGGGCCGCGTCGGGGCGCTGTGCTGCTGGGAGCACCTGCAGCCGCTGTCGAAGTACGCGATGTACAGCATGGACGAGCAGGTGCACGTCGCTTCGTGGCCGAGCTTCTCCGTCTACAAGGGAGCGGCGTACGCGCTCGGGCCGGAGGTGAACACGTCGGCTTCGCGGATGTCCGCGGTGGAAGGCCAGTGCTTCGTGATCGCCCCGTGCGCGATCGTCGGGGACGCCGGGCTGGAGTTGTTCTGCGACACGCCGGTGAAGGACAGCCGCTGCAGCGCGGGGGCGGGTTCGCGCGCATCTTCGGCCCGGACGGCAGCCCGCCCACCGAACCGCCGGCCGAGGACGCGGAAGGTTTGCTGTACGCGGACATCGACCTGTCGGCGATCCCGTTGGCGAAGGCCGCCGCTGACCCCGTGGGCCACTACTCGCGACCGGACGTGA
- a CDS encoding hydrogenase maturation nickel metallochaperone HypA, with amino-acid sequence MHEMSITQSVVDAIVAKLGTQPVRSVRLEIGRLSGVVPDSVRFCFDVLCTGTSLQGAALEIDEPAGRAACRDCGEEFGLDDPILLCPCGSANVEVLAGRQLRIKSVEVV; translated from the coding sequence GTGCACGAGATGTCGATCACGCAGAGCGTCGTCGACGCGATCGTCGCGAAGCTGGGCACGCAGCCCGTGCGCAGCGTGCGGCTGGAGATCGGGCGGCTGTCCGGGGTCGTGCCGGACAGCGTCCGCTTCTGCTTCGACGTGCTGTGCACCGGCACGTCGTTGCAGGGTGCGGCCTTGGAGATCGACGAACCGGCCGGCCGCGCCGCCTGCCGGGACTGCGGCGAGGAGTTCGGGCTCGACGACCCGATCCTGCTCTGCCCGTGCGGCAGCGCGAACGTCGAGGTACTGGCGGGGCGGCAGCTGCGCATCAAGTCCGTGGAGGTGGTGTGA
- a CDS encoding MBL fold metallo-hydrolase: MGPRLPRPDPAVAVLAEPIPDEGFLLEGHVVRAVDVGHTDTDKTSVLHVPALGLVVAGDTVYNGIHQYILEGGDGGLQEWLAALDRVEQLRPRAVVAGHKNAALPDDPRTIAETRAYLLDMIRLLDAKPAAREFYDEILHRHPDRLNPGPVWYGAVALLGE, translated from the coding sequence GTGGGACCTCGACTTCCCCGGCCGGATCCCGCCGTCGCCGTGCTGGCCGAGCCGATCCCCGACGAGGGTTTCCTGCTGGAGGGCCACGTCGTGCGGGCCGTCGACGTCGGGCACACCGACACCGACAAGACGTCGGTGCTGCACGTGCCGGCACTCGGCCTCGTGGTCGCCGGTGACACCGTCTACAACGGAATCCACCAGTACATCCTCGAAGGCGGCGACGGCGGCCTGCAGGAGTGGCTCGCCGCGCTCGACCGGGTCGAGCAGCTGCGCCCGCGCGCCGTCGTGGCGGGCCACAAGAACGCGGCGCTGCCCGACGACCCGCGCACCATCGCCGAAACCCGCGCGTACCTGCTCGACATGATCCGGCTGCTGGACGCGAAGCCGGCCGCGCGCGAGTTCTACGACGAAATCCTGCACCGGCACCCGGACCGGCTCAACCCGGGTCCGGTCTGGTACGGCGCCGTGGCGCTGCTGGGAGAATGA
- the hypB gene encoding hydrogenase nickel incorporation protein HypB has product MCATCGCSGEVHAHPGEETHSHTVVLEQDVLAKNDHLAGHNRDRLRALDVFAVNLMSSPGAGKTTLLEQTVRALGDAVPFAVVEGDQETLLDADRIKATGAPVVQINTGAGCHLDATMLARALDTLAPARGSVLFVENVGNLVCPALFDLGEAARVVIMSVTEGPGKPLKYPHMFASTDLVLLNKIDLLPYVSFSVADFVEDLRRVNPDARTLEVSATRGDGLPEWYGWLRRRPVRG; this is encoded by the coding sequence GTGTGTGCGACGTGCGGTTGCTCGGGTGAGGTCCACGCCCACCCCGGCGAGGAAACCCATTCCCACACGGTCGTGCTGGAGCAGGACGTGCTGGCCAAGAACGACCACCTGGCCGGGCACAACCGCGACCGGTTGCGGGCCCTGGACGTGTTCGCGGTCAACCTGATGAGCTCGCCGGGGGCGGGCAAGACGACGTTGCTGGAGCAGACCGTGCGCGCGCTGGGCGACGCGGTGCCGTTCGCGGTCGTCGAAGGTGATCAGGAAACGCTGCTCGACGCCGACCGGATCAAGGCGACGGGCGCGCCGGTCGTGCAGATCAACACCGGGGCCGGCTGCCACCTGGACGCGACGATGCTCGCGCGGGCCCTCGACACCCTCGCGCCGGCGCGGGGTTCGGTGCTGTTCGTGGAGAACGTCGGGAACCTGGTGTGCCCGGCGCTGTTCGACCTCGGCGAGGCCGCGCGGGTGGTGATCATGTCCGTGACCGAGGGGCCGGGCAAGCCGCTGAAGTACCCGCACATGTTCGCGTCGACGGACTTGGTGCTGCTGAACAAGATCGACCTGCTGCCCTACGTGTCGTTCTCCGTCGCGGACTTCGTCGAGGACCTGCGCCGCGTGAACCCGGACGCGCGGACCCTGGAGGTCAGCGCGACCCGGGGTGACGGTCTCCCGGAGTGGTACGGCTGGCTGCGACGGCGACCTGTCCGAGGCTGA
- the hxlB gene encoding 6-phospho-3-hexuloisomerase, with the protein MSAAVQSPAWVRAGALLLKAPAVFTIGTGRSGLALQMAAMRFMHLGLPTHVVGEVTAPAIGSGDVLVAASGSGSTARVVRAAQTARDQGANVIALTTAPDSALAKLATEVLIIPAADKQDFDGNASVQYAGSLFEQSVLLTTDALFHTLWQSSGTQARELWRLHANLE; encoded by the coding sequence GTGAGTGCGGCGGTGCAGTCTCCGGCCTGGGTCCGGGCCGGCGCGTTGCTGCTCAAGGCACCGGCCGTGTTCACCATCGGCACCGGGCGCAGCGGGCTCGCCCTGCAGATGGCCGCGATGCGGTTCATGCACCTCGGGCTCCCCACGCACGTCGTCGGTGAGGTGACCGCTCCCGCGATCGGCTCGGGCGACGTGCTGGTGGCGGCCTCGGGCTCGGGGTCGACGGCCCGCGTGGTCCGGGCCGCCCAGACCGCCCGCGACCAGGGGGCGAATGTGATCGCGCTGACCACGGCGCCCGACTCGGCGCTGGCCAAGCTCGCGACCGAGGTGCTCATCATCCCGGCCGCGGACAAGCAGGACTTCGACGGCAACGCCTCCGTCCAGTACGCCGGCAGCCTGTTCGAGCAGTCCGTGCTGCTGACCACCGACGCGCTGTTCCACACGCTGTGGCAGAGCAGCGGCACCCAGGCCCGCGAACTGTGGCGCCTGCACGCGAACCTCGAGTAA
- the glpX gene encoding class II fructose-bisphosphatase, translating into MQYQSEVAPRTSTDIHTLEAVALTATRRAAVASYAWVGRNDQKGADAAATAAMREALADAPGRGKVVIGEGEKDDAPMLFNGEIVGTGNGPDFDIAVDPLEGTSFCAKDLPGSLATIAFAESGTFWSPGPGFYMDKIVVGPQAKDVIDLDDPAEETLAKVAKALGKQVSELRVMIMDKPRHKELIARVVRAGAAVQTPAGGDVGGSLAVLLPALDIDLLIGVGGTPEGVMTAAAVRALGGGMLGRLAPQRTEEADNIRAAGMSLDRIYTCDELVSGDAFFVASGVNGGPLVGRPRKYKDTTITESLLISRGEIRHITHTTFE; encoded by the coding sequence ATGCAGTATCAGAGTGAGGTCGCGCCGCGGACTTCCACCGACATCCACACGCTGGAAGCGGTGGCGCTGACCGCCACGCGCCGCGCCGCGGTGGCCAGCTACGCCTGGGTGGGCCGCAACGACCAGAAGGGCGCGGACGCGGCGGCGACCGCGGCCATGCGTGAGGCGCTGGCCGACGCGCCGGGGCGAGGGAAAGTGGTCATCGGGGAGGGCGAGAAGGACGACGCCCCGATGTTGTTCAACGGTGAGATCGTGGGCACCGGCAACGGCCCCGACTTCGACATCGCCGTCGATCCCCTCGAAGGAACCTCGTTCTGCGCGAAGGACCTGCCCGGCTCACTCGCGACGATCGCGTTCGCCGAATCGGGAACCTTCTGGTCGCCCGGGCCCGGGTTCTACATGGACAAAATCGTGGTGGGGCCGCAGGCCAAGGACGTCATCGATCTCGACGACCCGGCCGAGGAAACCCTGGCCAAGGTCGCCAAGGCGCTCGGCAAGCAGGTCAGCGAACTCCGCGTGATGATCATGGACAAGCCGCGGCACAAGGAGCTGATCGCCCGGGTGGTGCGGGCGGGTGCGGCCGTGCAGACGCCGGCGGGCGGCGACGTCGGCGGCAGCCTGGCAGTGCTCCTGCCGGCACTCGACATCGACCTGCTCATCGGGGTCGGCGGCACGCCCGAGGGCGTGATGACCGCGGCGGCGGTCCGGGCGCTGGGCGGTGGCATGCTGGGCCGCCTGGCTCCTCAGCGCACCGAGGAAGCGGACAACATCCGGGCCGCGGGGATGTCCCTCGACCGCATCTACACCTGTGACGAGCTCGTCTCCGGCGATGCGTTCTTCGTCGCCTCGGGTGTGAACGGCGGGCCGCTCGTCGGGCGCCCGCGGAAATACAAGGACACCACGATCACCGAATCGCTCCTGATTTCCCGGGGCGAGATTCGCCACATAACACACACCACCTTCGAGTAA
- a CDS encoding sigma-70 family RNA polymerase sigma factor, which translates to MAGMRARRQVADEALVRTLFEEHGKAMLAYATRLLGDRAAAEDVVQEALVRAWRNPESLNNGKGSVRGWLLTVVRNLVIDRVRARSSRPTEVAESPTTGPVSPDHAGHVVDSVVVHSALEGLSPEHREVLEQVYLLGHTVPEAARRLGIPAGTVKSRTHYGLRALREAFGGRQPVGAA; encoded by the coding sequence ATGGCCGGGATGAGAGCCCGCCGGCAGGTGGCCGACGAGGCGCTCGTGCGGACGTTGTTCGAGGAGCACGGCAAGGCGATGCTCGCCTACGCCACCCGGCTGCTCGGCGACCGCGCGGCGGCGGAGGACGTGGTGCAGGAGGCGCTGGTCCGCGCGTGGCGCAACCCCGAAAGCCTGAACAACGGCAAGGGGTCCGTGCGGGGCTGGCTGCTCACGGTGGTGCGCAACCTGGTCATCGACCGCGTTCGCGCCCGGAGCTCGCGGCCGACGGAGGTGGCGGAGTCGCCGACGACCGGGCCGGTTTCCCCGGACCACGCGGGGCACGTCGTGGACTCGGTCGTGGTGCACTCGGCGCTCGAGGGCCTGTCGCCCGAGCACCGCGAGGTGCTGGAGCAGGTGTACCTGCTGGGCCACACCGTTCCGGAAGCCGCGCGCCGGCTGGGGATCCCGGCGGGCACGGTGAAGTCGCGTACGCACTACGGCCTGCGCGCCCTGCGCGAAGCGTTCGGCGGCCGGCAGCCGGTGGGTGCGGCGTGA
- a CDS encoding helix-turn-helix transcriptional regulator produces MTIASAHRISVRYLHKLFSADGVSVARWIQQRRLEESRRDLGRTTATVAAIAHRWGFADAAHYSRSFKSAYGLSPREWRIEASAPGQGGAD; encoded by the coding sequence GTGACGATCGCGTCCGCTCACCGGATCTCCGTGCGCTACCTGCACAAGCTCTTCTCCGCCGACGGCGTGTCCGTCGCCCGGTGGATCCAGCAACGGCGGCTCGAGGAGTCCCGCCGCGACCTCGGCCGGACCACGGCGACCGTCGCCGCCATCGCGCACCGCTGGGGGTTCGCGGACGCCGCCCACTACAGCCGCTCGTTCAAGTCCGCGTACGGGCTGTCGCCGCGCGAGTGGCGGATCGAGGCTTCCGCTCCTGGTCAGGGCGGCGCAGACTGA
- a CDS encoding ATP-dependent 6-phosphofructokinase, protein MTLHLDDLRVRRLGECLYDSPFSETLSTKQTSPHYVAEGDRVLLEDTVSMLAEHGLPPGEVPSFESAGPRRKIYFDPACVTAGVVTCGGLCPGLNNVIRGLVQELAVHYKVKRILGFRNGLQGLTAEHRHDTIELTPERVRDIHNAGGTILGSSRGGQDADEMVDSLIMRGVDILFVIGGDGGMRAATFLSKAIRARGLDIAVIGVPKTIDNDLPFTDQSFGFQSAFARATDFISAVSVEAAASPNGVGIVKLMGRHSGFIASYAALAANSADIVLIPEIPFTLGGAEGLLAHVEQHVRGKGFVVIVLAEGAGQDLLEEHGLLQQNGRATDASGNLKLGNIGELLKERITTHLTSVGLAPTMRYIDPSYAVRSIAANAYDSVYCLRLAHAAVHAAMAGRTEAAVARWRRRFVHVPLSLMTSRRNQVDPDGDLWMSVLETTCQPAEFGSAPARERVPMGFC, encoded by the coding sequence GTGACGTTGCACCTGGACGACCTCCGCGTTCGCCGTCTCGGCGAGTGCCTGTATGATTCGCCGTTCTCCGAGACGCTTTCGACCAAACAGACCTCTCCGCACTACGTCGCGGAAGGCGACCGGGTCTTGCTCGAGGACACGGTCTCCATGCTCGCCGAGCACGGCCTCCCTCCCGGCGAGGTGCCGAGTTTCGAATCCGCCGGGCCCCGCCGGAAGATCTACTTCGACCCGGCGTGCGTGACCGCCGGTGTCGTCACCTGCGGTGGGTTGTGCCCCGGCCTCAACAACGTCATCCGCGGTCTCGTCCAAGAACTCGCCGTGCACTACAAGGTCAAGCGGATTCTGGGCTTCCGCAACGGTCTCCAGGGACTCACGGCTGAGCACCGCCACGACACCATCGAACTGACGCCGGAGCGCGTTCGCGACATCCACAACGCCGGCGGCACCATCCTGGGCAGCTCACGCGGCGGCCAGGACGCCGACGAAATGGTCGACAGCCTCATCATGCGAGGCGTCGACATCCTGTTCGTCATCGGTGGTGACGGGGGGATGCGCGCCGCGACGTTCCTCAGCAAGGCGATCAGGGCGCGCGGTCTCGACATCGCGGTCATCGGAGTGCCGAAGACGATCGACAACGACCTGCCCTTCACCGATCAGTCGTTCGGGTTCCAAAGCGCGTTCGCGCGGGCCACCGACTTCATCTCGGCGGTCTCCGTCGAAGCCGCCGCCAGCCCGAACGGCGTCGGGATCGTGAAGCTGATGGGCCGGCATTCGGGGTTCATCGCCAGCTACGCCGCGCTGGCCGCCAATTCGGCGGACATCGTCTTGATCCCGGAGATCCCCTTCACCCTCGGGGGAGCGGAGGGCCTGCTCGCCCACGTCGAGCAGCACGTGCGGGGCAAGGGTTTCGTGGTCATCGTCCTCGCCGAGGGCGCGGGCCAGGACCTGCTCGAAGAACACGGCCTGCTCCAGCAGAACGGGCGCGCGACCGACGCCTCGGGCAACCTCAAACTCGGCAACATCGGGGAGCTGCTCAAGGAAAGAATCACGACGCACCTGACCTCGGTCGGGCTCGCCCCCACGATGCGTTACATCGACCCGAGTTACGCGGTCCGCAGCATCGCCGCCAACGCTTACGACAGCGTCTACTGCCTGCGGTTGGCCCACGCCGCGGTGCACGCCGCCATGGCGGGCCGCACCGAAGCGGCCGTCGCCCGCTGGCGGCGGCGCTTCGTGCACGTCCCGCTGTCACTGATGACCAGCCGCCGCAACCAGGTTGACCCCGACGGCGACCTGTGGATGTCCGTGCTGGAAACCACCTGCCAACCGGCGGAATTCGGTTCGGCTCCAGCCCGGGAGCGGGTCCCGATGGGATTTTGTTGA